AACAAGAAATTTGTCTCTCAACTTGGTTTGAGGTAACCTTGTATTGTATGTAGTCATCTCTTACATTACATCTTTTGCTTAATATTTACCTCAAATTCCCCGAATAAGTGAAAGTGACAATGTGGTCCATTCCATTCCATATGTCTAAGATATTTTTTCAAGTGCCCACAACCAGAACCGAGTCACCCACTGTCAAAGCCCTAAGTCCACCCTCAGATCCCCATCAAACTTTGACATCACTGATCTGATGTACACGTGTCGAGATCAAGTCTCTTTCTTTAAAGGATCAGGATGAGCTTCAACTTCATCCAAACTCCAACCCAAGAACGTGGAAAGTCAGAGTTATTGCTGCCACTACACcgtctctccccctctctcaaGGCTCATCTCAACTAAAAGCAAATTGCAATGGTGCTGTTTGCCTTGCATGCTTACGTTGCCACGTGCCCTCCATGGCACCAAACCAACTTTGTAAAAGATCCCGCGTTAATTTCTACTCCTCCAACTCCCAGAATAAGGTCATGTTTATAATTTAGTTAGTTCAAACCTGAAAGGCGGTGGTGGGTGGGTTTTATCTGTGGTGTCGTTTTAGTGGTTGGTTTTTGTAAATTGTGGGTAAAATTGTCACAATTGCCGACCTTTGAACCACATAAACATAGCTGTGCATAGGCAAAAGCATATCctaatttctctctctctgagacTCAACAGTTATCATTAGGTATTTAATGTCGTGTCACGGGTGCGCTATTGTGCGCATCCACATCACCCCCCATTATAAATAGCATGCACAATCTCATGCTAACTTTTCCAACTACAAGAAGCTTCAATtcaaacacacaaaaaacacCCAACTCAAAAATGCATCTCAATTCATTTCAATTCActctccttctcttccttttcatctctgctacttctttttcttgggcTTCTAGTGCTGCTGTTTTTGGTGGAAGAAAGGGCACTGATTCTAAGGACATGTCTTCGGAGCTGAATGCGGAGAACGGGCCGCCAACCAGCGGTAGCGGCTCGGCCCATGGCCCCAACTGGGGCTACAGCTGGGGGTGGAGCGCGACCCCAGGAGGCGGCTGGGGTTACGGGTCTGGGTCTGGGAGATCACCCGCTGGGTTTGGGAGGGGGTCTGGTTTTGGGTTTGGCTCTGGGTCGGGGTctggaggtggtggaggtcACGGTGGTGGCTATGGGTCTGGTTATGGAAATTCCGGGGGCGGGGctggtggaggaggaggaggaggaggaggaggaggaaacAACCATGGCTGAGACATTGGCTGGGAGTAGTTCATGATTGTCATGACCTCCAGGCCCAGTGCACTATGATAAGTATTATAGCTAGGTACATGTGTAAGCTTTATAAGACTGCAATAAAATCATTGCTAGTATATTTAATATGTTGATGAGTTGCAATACAATCTACTCTCCCCATCATATATTAGACCTCATGGTTTTAATTTACAAGGTTCTTTTACGTTGTGTCAAGAACatctttctcaatttttttttttaatgcaagtAGATAAACTAATTTCCCTACAcgcataattaaaaacttgCACAATTGAAATATTCAATAGACTATCGGTCACTCTTTGATCTAAAGTAGGATTTATGTTAACTTGACGCAGGACGGAATTCTTGGTTGAATAGTAATTTTACGGTGAATAGTATTTTTGAAGTTTCTAGTGTCTGGACTTGTGATATGGAAGTGACGAGACGAAGTCAAGTTATATTGCTTTGCCACGACGTAAGGGCAATTTGGCATTTTAATATCGTTTATTAGgttaaaaatagatttaaaGTTTTATGGTTATTAacttattttcataattttccttttggtttctttccaAACCCTAATTTGGTAGCAGAACTATTCAAGTGAACTTAAAGAGTTTCTCTTAATTGTCTTGTGGATTCCACAACTTTTAAGGTGACCGCTTAAGATCCCTTTGTTACCGGTTAGTTTCGCTGCGTCATAACCAAACTGCAAAGACAAATTCTCCATATGTACAACAAACCACCATTTCGAGAGtaccaaaaagaagagagactAAAATTTATGAACAAAAGTCAAAATCAGAAGAAAAGTACATAGGAAATATGTGGGCACAAGCAAAGCAAAAGCTCGAGCGCATTACAAGTTTGATTGGGCTCAAGCGAGAAAGCTTTGACTTCTTCTTTTGACACCATATAGGCTTTTCAACTATACACCCAAGCTCAGGTCAAATGGGCTTAAGCCCATATAGACCAAAAGTGATACATAAACCCACATCTCCCAAccttttttgattttttttttttttataaacaaaacagagagaaaaagacgGGGACTAAACAGCAAGCTGTTTTTGATGGGCGGATTCATCTTCATTGAAGGAGCAATGAAGCTTTAGACGTCTGGCCAAATTCAGAGGAGATTCTGCTACATGCAGAGGAGATTGCAACAACATTTCTCTTTGAAGATAAGAACAGTAGGTGTAAAAAGTTGCAGGTGTGACATTCAATTGGAAGCCCAAACCAAACAAGAAGTCCACCTCAAGAAGGTTCATCTCTGCTGTGCTGATCCCTCCAACTCTAGCATAATAGGCATTGTTGTAATATCTGCAACAAACAAACCCATGTAGATAAAAATGATTAATTATATTTCTAACCAAAGAGCTTgaataattaaagtaattaatttaattaaacccACAAGTTAAATATACAACTATCATATCATTGCTGTCATATTGGACCACCACATGGGTTCTTTTCTTGCTGGCATTGCAAACAAAGAGAGTGAGCTGAGAAGCAAAGTGTGTGTGTTATGGCAAATGATTGACATTTTGGCTAAAAATCCACATGGCCTTTGATTGAGCTGTCATTAGCATCAATAATGACAGATTATCTGTCATGCTCGCATGGAATTTTACACCACATCTTAGGTGGGCTTTGTCTAGTAAAAGACGGAGGCCTTCACATGCCTCAtctctttccctctttttGGCGGTGGTTGCTTCCAAACGGTGATGCCATTAACAATTAGGATATGAACCTCATTTTGGAAGAACATGGAACCAACTTGTTTTCCAAGTCTTCCATCACTTGTTTTATGTGCGTATGTGACACAATTCATCAGAacagaatataaaaaaaagagattggTTTCAATCAAAACAATCAAGAACTGAACAAGAAGATGACCAAATTATATAATCACACAGAGAAAGAGACCATGAAAGTATAAATTCAACTCAACTTATGTTCGGTAAAAAGCTTGAATCTTGAAACTCATAGAAGAAGGAACCCATTTGATTAACTATGCAAAACCCAGAACTAAAATCCTACCAAGAAGATCAAGCATTTCAAGcaagtagaaaaagaaaaagaacccaAATTCAAGAAACTAAAGCAGAAGGCTGGCTTACATGTCATCCATGAACTTTGCAGAGACCAAGACGCTGGCTATGAGCAAGCGGTGGACATTGAAGGAATCGATGGGCAACAATGGCTGCGTCTGAGTGAAGCGGTCGAGGTAGACGTAGGCAACGACGAAGCAAGAGGGGCTGCAATCTGCGTACTTGAATATCCTCTGGAGGTAGCTGTGGATTGTAATGGTGGGTGTGGTGAGGCTGTGGAAAAGCGACAGCCTCTGGGTGGGCTCGAACCCCCGGCTCAGATCGTTGGATTTGGCCACTCGCTCGAGAACTGAGGACATGAAGTCTATCATTCTTGGCATGGCCTCTGGGCTAGTGCTCTCAACCTGATCAGCCATTGTTTTGCCCTGTTTCTGTTGGCTGCtgcttatttatatatgtaatattaGGATGCGCTTGTGTGGTTACGTGTCTGAAGGATTGCATTTTCTTTCTGGTTTATATATTAGAAAAGATTTAGTGATCATTGATTGTTTATGTTAGGCATAAATAATGGGTttagctgctgctgctggctGGTGATAGAAAAGTTGTTTGTGGGGGCACGAAAGTAGGGCTAATGACTTGACTTGTGAAGGAAAATACGTGCTTTGTGTGTGAAATAATTGGGATTTGTGATGGATCATgattcatgatggttgaagAAGAATCTCAAGTGCCTTTAGCgagtattttcttttcttttttttacaaaaaaaaaagttagagAATGAATTCAAACTTGAGTGCGAAggtaaattttaatgagaATTAGGGGGAAATGGAAATGGTTCACAAAGTCTTTTTAATCTGTACTCTAAATCCAATAAAGTTCATGTTGTCCCTCACTCTACTTCTTTGTCTTTAGGGGTTGGGGTGGTTTAAAATGGCATAATCTTTAGAAGTAAAGGTGAAGACATAGGCCAACTTCCGATGTAATTTCCAGCTACAATAATTCTGAACAAAACTTACTTTTTCCACTGTGGATATGGACTTTAATCATCACAACAATTGCCAGCTTTCCTTGCCaagcaaacaaaaatcaaaatataaaaattgcaACAAGCTttcatcaatatatatatataaaataataataatagaatATGATGACCCCATTATTTGTGAAGTGTGATTGCAGTAATTCCTCATCCACCTTCACCTTCTGGCTTTTTCTTGGATGACAGCTTGTTTCTTGTATGGATTACAATTACAATTTCcaccccctttttttttttctttttttttttgaaatgaaatatgaaatcagGCATTTTGATTTTAGCATTTCTAATAACAATAAGAAACTTTGCTCAAAAAGCTCTAGAacgttttaaaaaaaaatttgactagCAACTTTCCTAACAATAACCACCAAACTGATGAATGATTTATTGcagcaaaaaaaaaggatcttGCTTTCAAGTTTCATGTAGACCCAGCCAAGCCAGCCCAATTACGATCGACCATGATGCTGATTTGATATCAAataattgttaaataaacaaagaggGTACGTAGCAAGAGGATtgaccaaagaaagaaagaaaggaaaagaaaaaggatagTCTGTTCGTGCTCATTAACATGCTGGCACTCACTGTTTTGATCTCTGCAATGACCGTGCCGTCACGTTTATTCAAAACGCATGTTGATTTCATACTCA
The Prunus dulcis chromosome 2, ALMONDv2, whole genome shotgun sequence DNA segment above includes these coding regions:
- the LOC117619379 gene encoding putative glycine-rich cell wall structural protein 1, producing MHNLMLTFPTTRSFNSNTQKTPNSKMHLNSFQFTLLLFLFISATSFSWASSAAVFGGRKGTDSKDMSSELNAENGPPTSGSGSAHGPNWGYSWGWSATPGGGWGYGSGSGRSPAGFGRGSGFGFGSGSGSGGGGGHGGGYGSGYGNSGGGAGGGGGGGGGGGNNHG
- the LOC117618858 gene encoding cyclin-U4-1-like; translation: MADQVESTSPEAMPRMIDFMSSVLERVAKSNDLSRGFEPTQRLSLFHSLTTPTITIHSYLQRIFKYADCSPSCFVVAYVYLDRFTQTQPLLPIDSFNVHRLLIASVLVSAKFMDDIYYNNAYYARVGGISTAEMNLLEVDFLFGLGFQLNVTPATFYTYCSYLQREMLLQSPLHVAESPLNLARRLKLHCSFNEDESAHQKQLAV